One Paenisporosarcina sp. FSL H8-0542 genomic region harbors:
- a CDS encoding potassium channel protein, with the protein MNTSKWMDLRIRFRHILFAIIGLVVLIAVATAGFMALENLKLFDAFYLTIISLMTVGYGDIVPETESGQKFALLLIPLGVAFVTYAMGAVASYFIEHQLSVKVWNKRMEHAIKNLEDHIVVCGLGRVGRQVYEQLKEEDVPVVYIHDSEEEMVDYLADGTLRIVGSPLQENILKEANVAKARGLIATLPSDSDNVFITIKAIALNEKIEVVARAENAGSEEVLLRAGASRVINPSTIGGRELVSSVLRPESTDLVNLLIHTKEKKQSLEEVALEEACTYIGKSLKDSAIRKEMGVTVLAIRRCEELISNPSADDVLEKQDVLIIYGEKAASEAFKKKCKG; encoded by the coding sequence ATGAATACATCCAAATGGATGGACTTACGAATTCGTTTCCGACATATACTTTTTGCCATAATCGGCTTGGTTGTATTAATCGCTGTGGCAACAGCTGGCTTCATGGCATTGGAAAACCTCAAATTATTCGATGCTTTTTATTTGACCATCATTTCTCTGATGACGGTGGGTTATGGAGACATTGTTCCTGAGACAGAATCAGGGCAAAAGTTTGCTTTATTACTGATTCCCCTTGGTGTGGCTTTTGTCACTTACGCAATGGGGGCTGTCGCTTCTTATTTCATTGAACATCAACTTTCAGTAAAGGTGTGGAATAAACGAATGGAACATGCTATTAAAAATTTGGAAGATCATATCGTCGTATGCGGGTTGGGTCGAGTGGGAAGACAGGTTTACGAGCAGTTAAAAGAAGAGGATGTCCCAGTCGTCTATATTCATGACTCCGAAGAAGAAATGGTGGACTATTTGGCGGATGGAACACTTCGCATTGTTGGAAGTCCGTTGCAGGAAAATATCCTGAAAGAAGCTAATGTGGCAAAAGCACGAGGCTTGATTGCGACGTTACCGAGTGATTCAGACAATGTGTTTATCACCATCAAGGCTATAGCTTTAAATGAAAAGATTGAAGTAGTTGCTCGCGCAGAAAATGCAGGCTCCGAAGAAGTATTATTGCGTGCTGGTGCCAGTCGAGTAATAAACCCTTCTACTATTGGTGGCCGGGAATTGGTGAGTTCTGTATTGCGCCCAGAAAGTACAGATTTAGTGAATTTACTCATTCATACAAAAGAAAAGAAACAATCATTGGAAGAAGTGGCGCTTGAGGAAGCGTGTACTTACATTGGAAAATCCCTGAAAGATTCTGCGATCCGAAAAGAGATGGGCGTGACGGTTTTGGCCATCCGCCGATGTGAAGAACTCATAAGCAACCCATCGGCTGATGACGTGTTGGAAAAACAGGATGTACTGATTATTTACGGGGAGAAAGCTGCTAGTGAAGCGTTTAAAAAGAAATGCAAAGGGTAA